The following proteins are co-located in the Planococcus plakortidis genome:
- the thrC gene encoding threonine synthase → MRWPGLIEQYKEWLPVTEATPQLTLQEGNTPLIHLEKLSADWGIEVYAKIEGANPTGSFKDRGMVMAVAKAKEEGKSVLVCASTGNTSASAAAYGARAGMRTIVVIPEGRIALGKLAQAKMYGAEILEIKGNFDEALEMVREIGKSPGIALVNSVNPYRLEGQKTIAFEVIEQLGKVPDLFALPVGNAGNISAAWKGFTEYAERTGEKRPELLGVQAEGASPIVQNKVVEQPETVATAIRIGNPASWQLALNALDESQGTILARSDDKILEAYQLLAKTEGVFAEPASCASIAGLKKQVEDGHIKKGSTVVCVLTGNGLKDPATAIEVSKQDGMLEAANMEQFWEELKKEVKV, encoded by the coding sequence ATGAGATGGCCTGGACTGATCGAACAATATAAAGAGTGGCTGCCGGTGACGGAAGCTACACCTCAACTGACTTTGCAAGAAGGCAACACACCGCTGATCCATCTCGAGAAATTGTCTGCTGATTGGGGCATCGAGGTCTATGCCAAAATCGAAGGCGCCAACCCCACCGGTTCTTTTAAAGACCGCGGCATGGTCATGGCAGTCGCCAAGGCGAAAGAAGAAGGCAAGAGCGTCCTGGTTTGTGCATCTACAGGAAACACATCGGCTTCGGCCGCTGCGTACGGCGCAAGAGCCGGCATGCGGACGATTGTCGTCATTCCGGAAGGGCGCATCGCGCTTGGCAAGCTGGCGCAGGCGAAAATGTACGGCGCGGAAATTTTGGAGATCAAAGGCAATTTTGACGAAGCCTTGGAAATGGTCCGTGAAATCGGCAAATCCCCAGGCATCGCACTCGTCAACTCAGTCAACCCGTACCGCTTAGAGGGCCAGAAGACCATCGCTTTCGAAGTGATCGAACAGCTCGGGAAAGTGCCGGACCTGTTCGCGCTGCCTGTCGGCAATGCCGGCAATATTTCGGCCGCTTGGAAAGGCTTTACTGAATATGCAGAACGCACTGGCGAAAAACGCCCTGAACTGCTCGGCGTCCAGGCAGAAGGCGCTTCGCCGATTGTCCAGAACAAAGTAGTCGAGCAGCCTGAAACGGTCGCGACGGCGATCCGCATCGGCAACCCGGCCAGCTGGCAATTGGCACTTAATGCACTCGATGAATCGCAAGGTACGATCCTTGCGAGAAGCGATGACAAAATCCTTGAGGCGTATCAGCTGCTCGCCAAGACAGAGGGCGTTTTTGCGGAACCGGCATCCTGCGCATCGATTGCCGGCCTGAAAAAACAAGTCGAAGACGGCCACATCAAAAAAGGGTCGACTGTCGTCTGTGTATTGACAGGGAACGGTTTGAAAGACCCAGCGACAGCCATCGAAGTGAGCAAGCAAGACGGCATGCTCGAAGCGGCAAACATGGAACAGTTTTGGGAGGAGTTAAAAAAGGAGGTCAAAGTATGA
- the thrB gene encoding homoserine kinase — MSGKEFSIAVPASTANLGPGFDSIGLALDLHLNIHVSPADSWQLDYKTPEYAHLSGTENNLILQAAERTAAAYGKELPPAKLEIETDIPLGRGLGSSASAIAAGIELANRLLDLHMSDQEKVQIGTEMEGHPDNISASLLGGLTISYYDEEQIETVHVEQVDIGVVLLIPQEMFLTEESRSLLPEQLPHAESIRGSAAANVLSAAMVCGDWKKAGKLMSKDTFHQPYRQNRFPDFQEIGEACRKLGAYGYAISGAGPSLFIPVPSGEEQRLATSLGQLFPHYESMAMKPARIGTKSYETVA; from the coding sequence ATGAGCGGTAAAGAATTTTCGATCGCAGTACCTGCATCCACTGCCAACTTAGGCCCCGGATTCGATTCCATCGGCCTTGCCCTGGATCTCCATTTGAATATTCATGTGTCGCCTGCCGATTCGTGGCAGCTTGACTATAAAACACCGGAATACGCCCATTTGTCGGGCACTGAAAATAATTTGATCCTGCAGGCGGCTGAACGCACCGCGGCCGCTTACGGCAAAGAGCTGCCGCCAGCCAAACTGGAAATCGAAACGGATATCCCGCTCGGGCGGGGGCTCGGCAGCAGCGCATCGGCTATCGCTGCAGGTATTGAACTGGCCAATCGTTTGCTTGATTTGCATATGTCTGACCAGGAGAAAGTACAAATCGGCACGGAGATGGAAGGCCATCCGGATAATATCTCCGCTTCACTGCTTGGGGGGCTGACAATTTCCTATTATGATGAAGAGCAGATCGAGACCGTACACGTCGAACAAGTCGATATCGGGGTCGTGCTATTGATTCCCCAGGAAATGTTCCTTACGGAAGAGTCCAGAAGCCTGTTGCCTGAGCAGCTTCCACACGCTGAAAGTATCCGTGGAAGTGCAGCGGCCAATGTACTTTCTGCAGCGATGGTGTGTGGCGACTGGAAAAAAGCCGGCAAGCTCATGAGCAAAGACACGTTCCATCAGCCGTATCGCCAAAACCGTTTCCCGGATTTCCAGGAGATCGGTGAAGCGTGCCGCAAACTTGGCGCCTATGGATATGCGATTAGTGGAGCGGGCCCATCTCTTTTCATCCCGGTTCCTTCAGGAGAAGAGCAGCGTCTCGCCACATCGCTCGGCCAGTTGTTCCCTCATTATGAAAGCATGGCGATGAAGCCGGCCCGTATCGGCACCAAATCATATGAAACAGTGGCATAA
- a CDS encoding NAD-dependent succinate-semialdehyde dehydrogenase codes for MNGKHYINGEWTDKGNDTIKVMNPATGEQVGTVPNGGEAEATDAVEAAAAAFPSWSKTTAYERADLLMKWHDLLLEHKEEVGEILTKEMGKPLKEAIGEVEYSASFISWFAEEGKRVYGRTIPASKDGKRIQINKQPVGVVASITPWNFPAAMMARKMAPALAAGCTFVSKPAKMTPLTAVRMFELAEEAGFPKGVINLVTGSASQIGKVFTSHPSVRKLTFTGSTEIGKELMKQGADTMLNLSLELGGHAPIIVLDDADIDKAVEGVMASKFRNAGQTCVCGNRIYVQEGIVDEFSEKLKQAAGQLKVGNGLEDGVDIGPLVDKDGYDKVERHVKDAVDKGAKVLVGGDGQSENAAYFYNPTVLVDASEDMLVMNEETFGPVAPIMSFKTDEEAVKLANDTRFGLASYFFTESMSRGTFIAENLEYGIVGWNDGLPSTAQAPFGGMKESGIGREGGQEGLDAFLETKYISIKL; via the coding sequence ATGAACGGCAAACATTATATAAATGGCGAATGGACAGATAAGGGTAACGACACGATCAAAGTCATGAACCCGGCGACCGGCGAGCAAGTCGGCACGGTGCCAAACGGCGGCGAAGCGGAAGCAACGGATGCGGTCGAAGCTGCCGCTGCGGCTTTTCCTTCCTGGTCGAAGACAACGGCCTACGAACGCGCTGACCTTTTAATGAAATGGCATGATCTCCTGTTGGAACATAAAGAAGAAGTCGGGGAAATCCTGACGAAGGAAATGGGCAAGCCGCTGAAAGAAGCGATTGGCGAAGTGGAATATTCCGCATCGTTCATTTCCTGGTTCGCGGAAGAAGGCAAACGCGTTTATGGCCGGACGATTCCTGCGAGCAAAGACGGCAAACGCATCCAAATCAATAAACAGCCAGTTGGCGTCGTCGCATCCATCACCCCATGGAATTTCCCTGCGGCCATGATGGCGCGCAAAATGGCGCCTGCCCTCGCAGCCGGCTGCACCTTCGTTTCAAAACCGGCGAAGATGACGCCTCTCACAGCAGTCCGCATGTTCGAACTCGCAGAAGAAGCCGGGTTCCCGAAAGGCGTCATCAACTTGGTGACCGGCAGCGCTTCACAAATCGGCAAGGTGTTTACAAGCCATCCATCCGTCCGCAAGCTAACGTTCACTGGCTCCACGGAAATCGGCAAGGAATTGATGAAGCAAGGTGCGGACACAATGTTGAACCTGTCATTGGAACTTGGCGGACATGCGCCGATTATCGTTCTTGACGATGCTGACATCGACAAAGCGGTAGAAGGCGTCATGGCTTCTAAATTCCGTAACGCCGGGCAGACGTGCGTTTGCGGCAACCGCATTTATGTGCAAGAAGGAATCGTCGATGAATTTTCCGAGAAACTTAAGCAGGCAGCCGGCCAATTAAAAGTCGGCAATGGCCTTGAAGACGGAGTGGATATCGGCCCTCTCGTCGACAAGGATGGTTATGACAAAGTAGAGCGCCACGTAAAAGATGCTGTCGATAAAGGCGCCAAAGTACTGGTCGGCGGTGACGGACAATCGGAAAACGCTGCTTATTTCTACAACCCGACGGTTCTCGTCGATGCTTCAGAAGATATGCTCGTCATGAACGAAGAAACGTTCGGGCCGGTTGCGCCGATCATGAGCTTCAAAACCGATGAGGAAGCGGTCAAGCTCGCGAACGACACACGCTTTGGTTTGGCTTCGTACTTCTTCACGGAAAGCATGTCACGCGGCACATTCATCGCCGAGAATCTTGAATACGGCATCGTCGGCTGGAACGACGGCCTGCCCTCCACGGCACAAGCCCCGTTCGGCGGCATGAAAGAAAGCGGCATCGGCCGGGAAGGCGGACAGGAAGGGCTGGACGCCTTCCTCGAAACCAAATATATTTCCATCAAATTGTGA
- a CDS encoding cupin domain-containing protein yields the protein MADAQFFHFKDDGTIPNNPELPVVFYPAAFRGKAERIQLVFEQHGWGNTWQGGVFDYHHYHSNTHEALGVVSGSARLKLGGETGKEVDVKAGDVCVLPAGTGHKRLLASDDFRIVGAYPGGVEYNLKTGEPGERPYVLEDIRNTPRPESDPVYGETGPLLSEWKA from the coding sequence ATGGCAGATGCACAGTTTTTCCATTTTAAAGATGACGGCACCATCCCGAATAACCCGGAACTTCCGGTAGTTTTCTATCCCGCTGCATTCCGCGGGAAAGCAGAGCGCATCCAGCTGGTTTTCGAGCAGCATGGCTGGGGCAATACGTGGCAAGGCGGCGTATTCGATTACCACCATTACCATAGCAATACACATGAAGCGCTCGGAGTGGTAAGCGGGTCGGCCCGCTTAAAACTTGGCGGTGAAACGGGAAAAGAAGTGGACGTGAAGGCTGGAGACGTCTGCGTGTTGCCGGCTGGGACGGGGCATAAACGATTGTTGGCAAGCGATGACTTCCGCATCGTGGGCGCCTATCCAGGCGGAGTGGAATACAATCTGAAAACGGGTGAGCCGGGCGAGCGGCCATATGTATTGGAGGATATCCGAAATACGCCGCGTCCGGAGAGCGACCCGGTTTATGGTGAGACGGGGCCATTGCTTTCAGAATGGAAGGCTTGA
- a CDS encoding aspartate kinase — MKVCKFGGTSVASAQQIRKVASIIKADPARRIVVVSAPGKRYGGDVKVTDLLIRLASAALMGEAIQQPLQAVIDRYTEIADELGLDREIIDIIRADLSDRLRADSGQHDLYIDSIKAAGEDNTAKLIAAYFMSIGMQAEYVNPYKAGLFVNDPPERAQALPESYSQLAALSDKPSITVFPGFFAYTTSGMLRTFDRGGSDITGSILAAAVKAELYENFTDVDCVFAANPQVVDNPVEIEQMTYREMRELSYAGFAVLHDEALMPAYRASVPLCIRNTNNPSAPGTMIVAERADSPRPVTGISADSGFSTLYVGKYLMNREVGFGRKLLQILEEEEISYEHIPSGIDNLSVILRSHQLDENKEQRIIERVKNELQADDVHIRNDFSMIVLVGEGMNNNKGLTARAAAAFARTNVNIEMINQGSSEVSLVFGILKEDEGKILNELYKEFFAPALVGQ; from the coding sequence ATGAAAGTATGCAAATTCGGTGGAACTTCAGTCGCTAGCGCGCAGCAAATCAGAAAAGTCGCAAGCATCATCAAAGCGGACCCGGCACGCCGGATTGTGGTCGTCTCAGCCCCGGGCAAGCGCTACGGCGGGGATGTCAAAGTGACCGACCTATTGATCCGACTCGCGTCCGCCGCATTAATGGGCGAAGCAATCCAGCAGCCCTTGCAGGCAGTCATCGACCGTTACACGGAAATCGCGGATGAACTCGGGCTCGACCGGGAGATCATCGACATCATCCGTGCCGATCTCTCAGACCGCCTGCGTGCAGACAGCGGCCAGCATGATTTGTATATCGACTCGATCAAAGCGGCAGGGGAAGACAATACAGCGAAACTGATCGCTGCTTACTTCATGTCCATCGGAATGCAGGCGGAATACGTCAATCCGTATAAAGCTGGCTTGTTCGTCAATGATCCCCCGGAACGCGCACAAGCCTTGCCGGAGTCCTACAGCCAACTTGCCGCTTTAAGCGACAAGCCATCGATTACCGTGTTCCCCGGTTTTTTCGCTTACACAACATCCGGCATGCTCCGGACATTCGACCGCGGTGGCTCTGACATCACTGGTTCCATCCTTGCAGCTGCCGTAAAGGCTGAGCTGTATGAGAATTTTACCGATGTTGACTGTGTGTTTGCCGCCAATCCCCAAGTCGTCGACAACCCAGTGGAAATCGAGCAGATGACTTACCGTGAAATGCGTGAACTGTCCTACGCAGGATTTGCCGTCCTACACGATGAAGCCTTGATGCCTGCCTACCGGGCGTCCGTGCCGCTGTGCATCCGCAATACCAATAATCCGTCAGCGCCAGGCACGATGATCGTTGCGGAACGCGCCGATTCCCCGCGCCCTGTGACCGGGATCTCGGCGGACAGCGGTTTCTCTACTTTATATGTCGGCAAGTACTTGATGAACCGCGAAGTCGGATTCGGCCGTAAATTGCTGCAAATTTTGGAAGAAGAAGAAATCTCTTACGAGCACATCCCATCAGGTATCGATAATCTCTCCGTCATCCTTAGAAGCCATCAGCTCGATGAGAACAAGGAACAGCGCATCATCGAACGGGTGAAGAACGAACTCCAGGCGGACGATGTGCATATCCGCAATGATTTCTCGATGATCGTGTTGGTGGGCGAAGGCATGAACAATAATAAAGGCCTGACTGCCCGTGCGGCTGCAGCATTTGCACGCACTAACGTCAATATCGAGATGATCAACCAGGGATCTTCCGAAGTCAGTTTGGTGTTTGGCATCCTGAAAGAAGACGAAGGAAAGATCCTCAATGAACTGTACAAGGAATTTTTCGCACCGGCGCTGGTCGGCCAGTAA
- a CDS encoding homoserine dehydrogenase, giving the protein MKNEISIGLLGFGTVGSGVAKIIQQHQEDLQHKLGAKVTIQKVLVRDAGKDRISDLDPNVFTTDIEEILNDSSLDIIVEVMGGIEGARAAMEQALKSGKQVVTANKDVMAEYGHDLLKMADDEKCDLFYEASVAGGIPIIRTLEDGLASDRISSMMGIVNGTTNFILTKMKQEKKSYEDALAEATELGFAEADPTADVGGLDAARKMVILSSLAYSTEVKLDDVNIRGMETIKDGDVEMGESLGYTMKMVGSSTKDEDGIDVSVEPIFLANSHPLASVNNEFNAVYIYGDAVGETMLYGPGAGSLPTATSVVSDIIAACRNLLLGVNGKREHAAQHERVIKPADKSCSKYFHRLLVDDVVGVLSKVSAIYSKHGASIQSIVQNPGTNETEGKAELILKTHEISRQQHLDVLKELEGMASLISHYRIEGEDAA; this is encoded by the coding sequence ATGAAAAATGAAATTTCAATCGGATTATTAGGTTTCGGGACAGTAGGAAGCGGCGTGGCAAAGATCATCCAGCAGCACCAGGAAGATCTTCAGCATAAACTCGGCGCCAAAGTCACGATCCAAAAAGTATTGGTGCGTGATGCCGGGAAAGACCGGATATCGGACCTCGATCCGAATGTCTTCACGACGGATATTGAAGAAATCTTGAATGATTCTTCCCTCGATATAATCGTAGAAGTGATGGGCGGCATCGAAGGCGCAAGAGCCGCGATGGAACAGGCGTTGAAATCAGGCAAACAAGTCGTGACTGCGAATAAAGACGTCATGGCAGAATACGGCCATGATCTATTGAAAATGGCAGATGACGAGAAATGTGATCTATTCTATGAAGCGAGTGTAGCCGGCGGCATCCCGATTATCCGGACGCTTGAAGACGGGCTCGCTTCCGACCGCATCTCAAGCATGATGGGGATCGTCAATGGCACAACGAACTTCATCCTGACAAAAATGAAGCAGGAAAAGAAAAGCTATGAAGACGCACTCGCCGAAGCGACCGAACTCGGATTTGCGGAAGCTGACCCGACCGCGGATGTCGGCGGCCTTGATGCAGCGCGCAAAATGGTCATCTTGTCATCGCTCGCTTACTCAACAGAAGTAAAGTTGGATGATGTCAATATCCGCGGCATGGAGACCATCAAGGATGGCGATGTAGAGATGGGCGAAAGCTTGGGCTATACGATGAAAATGGTCGGCTCTTCGACAAAGGATGAAGACGGCATCGATGTTTCGGTTGAACCGATTTTCCTGGCGAACAGCCATCCTTTGGCTTCGGTCAATAACGAATTCAATGCCGTTTATATCTACGGCGATGCAGTTGGGGAAACGATGCTTTATGGGCCGGGGGCAGGCTCATTGCCGACAGCGACATCCGTCGTATCCGATATCATCGCAGCGTGCAGAAACTTGCTTCTCGGGGTGAACGGAAAACGTGAACACGCAGCACAGCACGAACGCGTCATCAAGCCGGCGGATAAAAGCTGCTCAAAGTATTTCCATCGCTTGCTGGTGGATGATGTCGTCGGTGTATTATCCAAAGTGAGCGCCATCTACAGCAAACACGGTGCAAGTATCCAATCGATCGTACAGAATCCAGGAACAAATGAAACTGAAGGAAAAGCGGAACTCATTTTAAAAACACATGAAATTTCCCGCCAGCAGCATTTGGATGTCTTGAAAGAACTTGAAGGAATGGCAAGCCTCATCAGCCATTACCGCATTGAAGGGGAGGATGCAGCATGA
- a CDS encoding amidohydrolase, which yields MILEAIKKEIANYAGELIEIRRKLHSEPELSWEEQRTTQYVFDYLTELGIQCRKTEPTGVIGELVGGKPGKTVALRADMDALSVEELNADLPYRSKEQGKMHACGHDAHTAMLLIAAKALVSVKEQLAGTVRFLFQPAEEVATGAREMVKQGAMEGVDNVFGMHIWSQSPTGKVSCTAGPSFASADIFNIRFTGRGGHGAMPQACIDASVMASAFVMNAQSIVSRTIDPKHPAVVTVGKMTVGTRFNVIAENALIEGTVRCFDPEVRNHIEKQLEVYARNTAELYGGTAELEYIRGTQAVINEAESSKLAQAVTAEAFGKDVLYAEEPTMGGEDFSFFLDEAPGCFALVGAGNPEKDTEWAHHHGRFNIDEDALSTGAELYAQYAYAYLNEKQSN from the coding sequence GTGATTCTTGAAGCGATCAAAAAAGAAATAGCAAATTACGCCGGTGAATTAATTGAAATCCGGAGAAAATTGCATAGTGAACCGGAATTGTCCTGGGAAGAGCAGCGAACGACACAATACGTCTTTGACTATTTGACTGAACTGGGCATCCAATGCCGCAAGACTGAACCGACCGGTGTCATTGGAGAGTTAGTTGGCGGCAAGCCTGGAAAGACCGTAGCGTTGCGTGCGGATATGGACGCTTTGTCCGTAGAGGAACTGAATGCGGATCTGCCGTACCGTTCCAAAGAGCAAGGGAAAATGCATGCTTGCGGGCATGATGCCCATACAGCGATGCTCTTGATTGCCGCAAAAGCGCTCGTATCGGTCAAAGAACAGCTCGCGGGAACGGTCCGGTTCCTGTTCCAACCGGCGGAAGAAGTGGCAACCGGCGCACGTGAGATGGTCAAGCAAGGCGCGATGGAAGGCGTCGATAACGTTTTTGGCATGCATATCTGGTCGCAGAGCCCGACCGGGAAAGTATCCTGTACTGCCGGCCCCTCATTCGCATCTGCCGATATTTTCAACATCCGCTTCACGGGGCGCGGCGGTCATGGCGCCATGCCGCAAGCATGCATCGATGCATCGGTCATGGCTTCTGCATTTGTCATGAATGCACAGTCGATCGTCTCGAGAACGATCGATCCAAAGCATCCTGCAGTCGTCACCGTAGGGAAAATGACGGTCGGCACACGCTTTAACGTCATCGCAGAAAATGCGCTTATTGAAGGCACGGTTCGTTGTTTCGATCCGGAAGTGCGCAATCATATTGAAAAGCAGCTCGAAGTATATGCCAGAAATACGGCTGAGCTATACGGGGGAACGGCTGAGCTGGAATACATCCGCGGCACGCAGGCGGTCATCAATGAAGCGGAAAGTTCAAAATTGGCACAGGCGGTTACAGCGGAAGCATTCGGTAAAGATGTTCTTTACGCCGAAGAGCCGACAATGGGCGGAGAAGATTTCTCATTCTTTTTGGATGAAGCCCCAGGTTGTTTTGCATTGGTCGGAGCGGGGAATCCGGAGAAAGATACGGAATGGGCCCATCATCACGGCAGGTTCAATATCGATGAAGACGCGCTTTCAACCGGCGCGGAATTATATGCGCAATACGCTTATGCATATTTGAATGAAAAACAGTCGAATTAA
- a CDS encoding aminotransferase class I/II-fold pyridoxal phosphate-dependent enzyme: protein MSMSINKRAESIVFSGIRQFANQMADYPDAVNLTVGQPDFPTPDAVKQAGIDAIRNNQTNYTHNAGVLELRQAIQSFFKDSYGLSYRTEDEIIVTNGASEGLDSVFRTILEEGDEVILPAPTYSGYGPLVELCGGKVVYLDTSDTGFKPDPQALEQLINERTKAVLMNFPSNPTGVTMTMDELSALKEVFERHELYIVTDEIYSENTFGGTHCTFACFKSLRDKTVLIHGLSKSHSMTGWRIGYILGPAKLMEHVLKVHQYNAICASAPAQYAAIEALANQRHVPAEMNKAYIERRDFVYERLKGMGIDVIKPNGAFYIFPSIEKFGLPSYEFAIRLLKEGGVAAVPGSAFTEYGEGFLRISYAYSMPVLEEGMNRLEKFITQLDKR from the coding sequence ATGAGCATGTCAATTAACAAAAGGGCGGAATCGATTGTCTTTTCGGGGATCCGCCAATTCGCCAACCAGATGGCGGATTATCCCGATGCGGTCAATTTGACGGTCGGCCAGCCGGATTTCCCGACACCCGATGCGGTCAAGCAGGCAGGCATCGATGCTATCCGCAATAACCAGACCAATTACACGCATAACGCGGGCGTCCTCGAACTGCGCCAGGCCATCCAGTCTTTTTTCAAGGACAGCTACGGCTTGTCTTACCGGACAGAAGATGAAATCATCGTCACGAATGGCGCAAGTGAAGGATTGGATTCCGTATTCCGGACGATACTGGAAGAAGGCGATGAAGTCATCCTGCCGGCACCGACTTATTCCGGCTATGGGCCATTAGTGGAACTATGCGGCGGCAAAGTCGTCTACTTGGATACATCGGATACCGGCTTCAAACCGGATCCGCAAGCGCTCGAGCAATTGATCAATGAGCGGACCAAGGCGGTGTTGATGAACTTTCCATCAAACCCGACAGGCGTCACGATGACGATGGATGAACTATCCGCTTTAAAAGAAGTCTTCGAACGCCATGAATTGTATATCGTGACAGACGAAATTTACAGTGAAAACACATTTGGCGGAACCCATTGCACATTTGCCTGCTTCAAGAGCTTGCGCGACAAAACGGTTCTCATCCATGGCTTATCGAAATCCCATTCGATGACAGGGTGGCGCATCGGCTATATCCTCGGGCCGGCGAAACTGATGGAGCATGTCCTGAAAGTGCATCAATACAACGCAATCTGCGCTTCTGCACCGGCCCAATACGCCGCTATCGAGGCGTTGGCGAACCAGCGGCACGTGCCGGCGGAAATGAACAAAGCCTATATCGAGCGCCGGGATTTCGTTTATGAGCGCTTGAAGGGGATGGGCATTGATGTCATCAAGCCGAACGGGGCTTTCTATATTTTCCCTTCGATTGAAAAATTCGGGCTGCCTTCCTATGAATTTGCTATCCGTTTGTTGAAAGAAGGCGGGGTGGCCGCCGTTCCTGGTTCTGCCTTCACTGAATACGGGGAAGGCTTCCTGCGAATTTCCTATGCATATAGCATGCCTGTTTTAGAAGAAGGCATGAACCGGTTGGAGAAATTCATAACGCAGCTGGATAAAAGATAA
- a CDS encoding M20/M25/M40 family metallo-hydrolase, which produces MERFWDTPEKLEDLLCELVSWESIYLTQGEAEFPVKLKGLLGELDYFKQHPDQLALGEVNWGRTFLTALYKHDEAVDTVVLISHFDTVSTEDYGVLRPLASSPRLLTRALHDRKEMLTEEALADLESGNYLFGRGTMDMKAGLALHMALLEKASTEQWPVNLLLLTVPDEEVNSNGMRHAVPFLLELAETHKLSYSLFLNGEPVFAQDPKESDFKVYSGSIGKIMPSALFYGKETHVGEPLSGLTSNYMASYLTQEMSWNPKFRETLYDETSPLPVTVLQRDVKMEYSAQTPYRAVSMFNVFLLERNAEETMQLFEETAREALHKMSRDYVEMCTREGIEPVDEVKVFRFEELKEYALEKLGEKTVEQIMSNVTEDVDHDVREQSHAITDQLLIQCHELTPAVILLFAPPYYPPVNSSDSQLVQECIRQVQETALERFGLEVKQGHYFNGISDLSYVNFRDQNEGWQTYEQNTPVYGRSYGIPFEAMGKLQAPVLNVGPFGRDAHQRTERLNRKSAFEELPVLLEDLLLTQFTPVLSSK; this is translated from the coding sequence ATGGAGCGTTTCTGGGACACACCGGAAAAATTAGAGGATTTGCTGTGCGAGCTGGTCAGCTGGGAAAGTATTTACCTGACACAAGGCGAAGCGGAATTCCCGGTGAAATTAAAAGGCCTGTTGGGGGAATTGGATTATTTTAAACAGCATCCCGATCAATTGGCGCTAGGCGAAGTGAACTGGGGCCGTACGTTCCTGACTGCGCTCTATAAACACGACGAAGCTGTGGATACGGTCGTTCTGATCAGCCATTTCGATACCGTATCGACAGAAGATTACGGTGTTTTGCGTCCGCTCGCTTCAAGCCCACGTCTTTTGACGCGTGCGCTCCATGACCGGAAGGAAATGCTCACTGAAGAGGCTTTGGCTGATTTGGAATCGGGCAATTATTTGTTCGGCCGCGGTACGATGGACATGAAAGCGGGGCTCGCATTGCATATGGCCTTGCTTGAAAAGGCATCGACGGAACAATGGCCGGTCAATCTTCTGCTGTTGACGGTGCCGGATGAGGAAGTCAATTCGAACGGCATGCGCCATGCCGTGCCGTTTTTGCTGGAATTAGCGGAAACGCACAAACTCAGCTATTCCTTGTTCTTGAACGGCGAACCGGTATTCGCCCAGGACCCGAAAGAAAGTGATTTCAAGGTTTACAGCGGCAGCATCGGGAAAATCATGCCGAGCGCCTTGTTCTACGGGAAAGAAACCCATGTCGGGGAACCGCTCAGCGGGCTGACATCGAATTATATGGCTTCCTATTTGACCCAGGAAATGAGCTGGAACCCTAAATTCCGCGAGACGCTTTACGATGAAACATCCCCGCTGCCGGTCACGGTCCTGCAGCGCGACGTCAAGATGGAATATTCTGCCCAGACGCCTTACCGTGCAGTATCCATGTTCAATGTGTTCCTGCTCGAACGCAATGCGGAAGAAACGATGCAATTGTTTGAGGAAACAGCGCGTGAAGCGCTCCATAAAATGAGCCGAGATTACGTCGAGATGTGCACGCGTGAAGGCATCGAGCCGGTCGACGAAGTGAAAGTTTTCCGCTTTGAAGAGCTGAAGGAATATGCGCTGGAAAAATTGGGCGAAAAAACGGTTGAGCAGATCATGTCGAATGTCACAGAAGATGTGGACCACGACGTACGCGAACAGTCCCACGCCATTACAGACCAATTATTGATCCAGTGCCACGAACTGACGCCGGCGGTCATCTTGCTGTTTGCGCCGCCCTATTATCCGCCGGTCAATTCAAGCGATTCACAGCTCGTCCAGGAATGCATCCGGCAAGTACAGGAGACGGCACTTGAACGCTTCGGCCTGGAAGTGAAGCAAGGCCATTATTTCAATGGCATTTCCGATTTGAGCTATGTCAATTTCCGGGACCAGAACGAGGGCTGGCAGACGTACGAACAAAATACCCCGGTCTACGGCAGAAGTTACGGCATTCCATTCGAAGCGATGGGAAAACTCCAGGCACCGGTATTGAATGTCGGGCCATTCGGGCGTGACGCGCATCAGCGCACAGAACGCCTGAACCGAAAAAGCGCCTTCGAAGAGCTGCCAGTATTGCTGGAAGATTTGCTGCTGACCCAGTTTACGCCGGTGTTGTCGAGTAAATAG